A DNA window from bacterium contains the following coding sequences:
- a CDS encoding ThiF family adenylyltransferase, translating to MTDPRFLRQQDVVDAEKLANLQVTLIGLGSIGSVTGLYLAKMGVVNLTTFDADAVDIHNVSNQAYGMPDVGLLKADAFSNLVENQTGVMPYSTCLQYDGRPLSGVVISAVDSMDSRKAIWKEIRGQADVQLYIDSRMALNTMDIHIVRPQVRSDRISYAQTLVSDDQTLQEPCTARTVCFTPLMAASVVCNLVKRFVNEEQLPHRVILDLATWTLITN from the coding sequence ATGACAGATCCAAGATTTCTACGACAGCAAGATGTTGTCGATGCGGAGAAACTTGCGAACTTGCAAGTTACTTTGATCGGTCTGGGTTCCATTGGGAGCGTCACGGGATTGTATCTTGCCAAGATGGGAGTGGTCAATTTGACCACTTTCGATGCCGATGCTGTGGATATTCACAATGTCAGCAATCAGGCTTATGGGATGCCTGATGTCGGATTGCTTAAGGCGGATGCGTTCTCGAATCTCGTGGAGAACCAGACTGGCGTGATGCCATACAGTACCTGTTTGCAATATGACGGAAGACCACTTTCAGGAGTCGTCATATCCGCTGTCGACAGCATGGATAGTCGCAAGGCAATTTGGAAGGAAATTCGAGGTCAAGCTGACGTGCAGCTCTACATTGATTCCCGCATGGCGCTGAACACTATGGACATTCACATTGTGCGGCCGCAAGTCCGATCTGATAGAATCAGCTACGCGCAAACACTTGTATCCGACGATCAGACTTTGCAGGAGCCTTGCACAGCGCGCACCGTGTGTTTCACACCGTTGATGGCCGCCAGTGTTGTCTGCAACCTCGTGAAACGGTTCGTAAACGAAGAACAACTACCACATCGTGTGATTCTTGATCTCGCGACTTGGACACTAATCACAAACTAG